The following DNA comes from Coleofasciculus chthonoplastes PCC 7420.
GGGTATCCACATCCGTATCGGCTTTCGCGGGTCGATCCCGATAAAAAACCCGCTCAAGTGCGATCGCGGGATTCCAAGATACAGCTTTATCGACGCCAAATAAGCCCGGTCTCCCGATTTCCACCTGACCAATGGCGATTTTATCACCTCTCAAGTGGTAGGGGGAAGCATGGAGTCGCAATGCATCAATTCCAGCTTCTCCAATCGAGATCGGTGACGCTAAGATTGGGGTGGTCAGGGTAGAGAGTCCTACACCTCCAATCATCCATCCCAGTTTTTTGATCAGCGACCGCATAGCCAAGGCAGGTTCTCCTAACTTTAAATATAGTTTTGTCGGGGTGGGTTTAGCCACTTCGTATTGCTACTAATGATAACGTTTATGCCAAACCCTCCCTTGCCGAGTTTAGAGTTGCAGCGTGGGAGTGGTTCTTATCCGGATTGATACCATTGATGAGGGTGGCTGGGAGACCAGATTTGTCTATGCAGTCAATTATGTCACCGTTTGTTAGGGGATTGCTAAAGACTTTGTTAAGATAAAATCTAACAGAGGACTTAGGAGACTATCACCAGTTATGACCCAAACGCAATCCCAAAAACCCATCGTCGTTGCCCCCTCCATTTTATCCGCAGATTTTAGCCGACTGGGGGAACAAGTACAGGCAGTGGATGCTGCTGGTGCTGACTGGATTCACGTTGATGTGATGGATGGGCGGTTTGTCCCCAATATTACAATCGGTCCTCTAATTGTCAAAGCGTTGCGCCCGGTTACCGAAAAGCCTCTTGATGTCCACTTGATGATTGTGGAACCGGAAAAGTATGTCGAGGATTTTGCCGAAGCTGGGGCGGATATTATTTCGGTTCATGCGGAACATAACGCTTCCCCCCATTTGCACCGCACCCTGACTCAGATTCAAGAATTGGGTAAGCAAGCGGGTGTGGTTCTCAATCCCTCCACCCCGTTAGAGTTGATTGACTATGTGTTAGATGTCTGCGACTTGGTGTTGATTATGAGTGTCAACCCCGGTTTTGGCGGTCAAAGCTTCATTCCTGGCGTACTTCCCAAAATTCGCAAGTTGCGTCAGATCTGCGATGAACGCGGACTCGATCCCTGGATTGAAGTGGATGGTGGACTCAAAGCCGACAACACCTGGCAAGTTTTGGAAGCAGGCGCAAACGCGATCGTTTCTGGTTCTGGTGTGTTTAAGCAGGATGATTACGCGAAAGCGATTACCGGAATTCGCAATAGCAAGCGTCCCGAACCGGAATTAGCCACAGTTTAATCAGAACAGATTAGGTGGAATGGTCTCATTCATTCCCCTGTTTGATGTCAACTTAAGCTGAAAGCCAGAAAAACTCATATCTTGCACCAGTCTCACCAACCGCCTTGGGTTTAACCCAAGGAACCCAAGCGAAAGTCAAAATCGAGTTGACTGGATAAGAATTGTAGTCGTCTTTAGACGACTTGTGCTTTTAGCCAAGAACTTGAGTTCTTGGCGGGTGTCAAGGCTTACTGACTCTCGGTGCAAGATATCAGAACAACCGATTTGTCGGGGTGGGTTTTACCGATAAGGTTTAGCAACAACCGATAACGTAACTAACCCGCCCTGGTTGGGTTCATTTCTTAAACGCTTTTTCCCGATCAGCCATGGAAGCAATAACCTTGCATGTTCCCACCACGGTAACTCTAACCGATGAACAATTCTATCAGTTGTGCATAGCAAATGAAGAACATCGGATGGAACTAACGGCTGAAGGGGACTTGATTATTATGCCGCCAACGGGTGGAGAAAGTGGGATTAGAAATTCGGATTTAAATGCTGATTTGGTCATCTGGAACCGCCAGACTCGACTCGGTTATGTGTTTGATTCCTCGACTATTTTTAAATTACCCAATGGTGCTAAACGATCGCCTGATGTTTCTTGGGTGATTCGAGAACGATGGGAAGCGTTATCTGCGGAAGATAGACGGCGATTTCCACCGCTGTGTCCAGACTTTGTTATTGAGTTACGTTCTGAAACGGATAGTCTACCTCCTCTACAACGCAAAATGGAGGAGTACCTTGCTAATGGTTTACGCCTAGGTTGGTTACTTGATCCCCAAACGCCTTTAGCAGAAATTTACCGTCCTGATCGAGAGGTGGAAACGTTGAATTTCTCCACTCAACAAATTTCTCCCAGTTTATCTGGGGAATTGGTACTTCCCGAATTTATTCTTGATTTGACTTCTATTTTCCATTTTGAGTAAATCGATTTGAGTAATCGTACCAACTCCTAATGACGAATGACAAATGACAAATGACAAATGACAAATGACAAATGACAAATGTACCAAGTCCCTTATGGAAAAACCGATATAGACTTTGAGTTACCGCCAGAGATGCGGGGGACATTAGCGGTGTCTGAATCCGTCCCACCTCTGAGGGATGTTAAGAGTGCGATCGCGAAAACTCTCTC
Coding sequences within:
- the rpe gene encoding ribulose-phosphate 3-epimerase, producing the protein MTQTQSQKPIVVAPSILSADFSRLGEQVQAVDAAGADWIHVDVMDGRFVPNITIGPLIVKALRPVTEKPLDVHLMIVEPEKYVEDFAEAGADIISVHAEHNASPHLHRTLTQIQELGKQAGVVLNPSTPLELIDYVLDVCDLVLIMSVNPGFGGQSFIPGVLPKIRKLRQICDERGLDPWIEVDGGLKADNTWQVLEAGANAIVSGSGVFKQDDYAKAITGIRNSKRPEPELATV
- a CDS encoding Uma2 family endonuclease, producing MEAITLHVPTTVTLTDEQFYQLCIANEEHRMELTAEGDLIIMPPTGGESGIRNSDLNADLVIWNRQTRLGYVFDSSTIFKLPNGAKRSPDVSWVIRERWEALSAEDRRRFPPLCPDFVIELRSETDSLPPLQRKMEEYLANGLRLGWLLDPQTPLAEIYRPDREVETLNFSTQQISPSLSGELVLPEFILDLTSIFHFE